Part of the Deltaproteobacteria bacterium genome is shown below.
CATTCGCGAACCGTGGTTTTGAATTGGGTTATAGTCCGGTAACGCTTGATGCACCTTGCTACAACTCCTGTGATGACTGCCCAGAAACATCAGAAGTAAATGGCTGCATGGATTTGGATGCTGCAAACTATTCTTCGGCAGCAACCTTCGACGATGGCTCTTGCAGTTACATGGTCGACTTTGCGGTAGATCTAAGTACGACGGCGATGAACCCAGGCGATGTTGTCTACTTGAACGGAACGCTCAACGGCTGGTGTGGTACCTGCAACCCTATGACCGATGAAGATGGCGATGGAGAATGGACCTTAAGTCTACCGATCACGGCAGGTGTGTATGAATTCAAGTACACCATCAATGGGTGGGATGCCCAGGAGAGTATTGAGGTCGGTGATAGCTGTGACTATTTAAGCGACGATACATTTGGTAATCGAGGCTTTGAGGTCAGTGATGCTCCAGTCACGATAGCGAGCAGCTGTTACTCGTCTTGCGAAAGTTGTCCAGCAGGTGCCGATATAGCGGGGTGCACTGATCTTGATGCAACAAATTACTCGTCTGCCGCCACTGTAGATAATGGAAGCTGTACCTACTTGGTTACGTTTACCGTTGATATGTCAGAGACCGTCTTGAACCCAACCGATGTTGTCTATGTAAATGGAACTTTCAATGGGTGGTGCGGTACATGTAATCCGCTTAGCAACACTGGCACCTCTGGAGTATGGGAACTATCGCTGCCGTTGGAGGCGAATGAATATGAATACAAGTTTACTATCAATGGTTGGACTTCTGCGGAGGAAATCCCATTAGGTTCTAGCTGTGATTATCTTCTTGGCGATGAATCTGATAATCGTGGGTTTCTATTGGAGACTTCCCCTCTAGAGCTGTCGACACCTTGCTATTCATCATGCGAGGCATGTGGAAACTAACGAGCGGGACCAAATTTTAGGGTAAGGAATGAGTTTTGAGTCAATTGATTCGTGATGCTTCAACACTCCGCGATGCCAATCTATCGATGGCGTTCGAGGCAATTTGGACCGCCGATGGGATGACCCGCGCGGAACTGTCTAGGCGTCTCGGAATGAGCCGTTCAACGTCGTCCTCCCTGGTACAAGAACTTATAGACTATGGGTTGGTACGTGAGGATGGACCGGCTGCTTCGACGAGCGGGCGCCGAGCCATAACACTTCGGCCTAACAACCAAACATGGTTCGTTTTGGGCGTGGATATAGGCGCTTCGCACGTCAGTACATTGTTGATGTCGCTAAGCGGCGAAGTGGTCTCTACCCGGCGTGAGCGTGTTGATGCACGAAATAAGCCCGATCTAGCGCTTGATGCGGTTTGCGGTCAGGCGAAAGACATGATGACGGCTTCTCGGTTAACCGCGGGCCAAATCCTCGGCATGGGTGTAGCTATCCCTGCTCCGGTAGAGCACGGGACGAATAGCCGCATTTGTGAAGAAACGATGGCAGCCTGGGTAGGCCTTGACGTTGAAGAGAGTCTGGGCAAGCGATTGGGAATTCGCTGCATCATCGATAACGATGCCAACTTGGGTGCTCTAGCCGAACATTGGTGGGGAGTAGGGCGCCAGGTTCGCAATATGATTTATCTAAAGCTGGCAACAGGTGTGGGGTGCGGCGTCATCATTGATGGCCAGCTGCACCGGGGCCAGACGGGTTTCTGCGGTGAAGTTGGGCATATGCTCCTAGGTGACCCAAACGGTGACGGGCGGCGTTCGTTCAACGACCTGGTCGGACGCAACCAATTGGCAGCACGCTATGAAGAGTTGTCCTCTCAAGATGAGGGTTCGGCACGGATAGTCATTAAATCGAACCAAACCCTGGCCCAGAAGGCCCAAGAGGGTGAGAAAAACGCGAAGACCGTCATTGAAGAAGCCGGAAACTGGGTGGGCGTTGCCGTGGCCAACGTCATTCACCTCTTAAACCCGGAATTGATTGTGCTCGGTGGTTCTCTTGCCGCATGTGGGGACCTCTTGCTTAAGCCAGTGCAGGAAACCGTGGGTCGATTGGGCGGCTGGATTAAGCTGCGAGAAACGAGGGTGACTTTGGGCCGGCTGGGTGAAAGAGATGTCGCGACCGGCGCGGCAACGATTGTTGTTCAGGCGGTTCAGTCCGACATCACAGGATGGATGAGCCGAATTAACGAAGCGAGCGAGATTGAGAGAGCTAAAGCATGAGAATAGTTATTCTGTTATGCACCGCAGCTTGTCTTGCTGGCTGCTTGGGGGACCAAGCGATTCCGCAAACGACACCTGCAAGCGAAACATGGACACTGGCCTGGTCGGATGAATTCGAGACTGAACTGGATTCCACTGTCTGGACTGCAGAAATCGGAACGGGCGAAGCGCAGGGGCTCTCTGGGTGGGGCAATGATGAATTGCAATACTATACCGGGCGAGCAGATAACCTAAAAGTAGAAGACGGGCATCTTGTGATTACCGCAGTGAGTGAAGACTACGAGGGCTCAACTTATACCTCTGCTCGGTTGATTTCTCAAAGTGCGAAAGAAATTCAATATGGCCGGATTGAAGCGAGTATCAAGGTACCGAGTGGGCAAGGTTTATGGCCTGCTTTTTGGCTGCTGGGAAAAAATATTGATGATGTGGGTTGGCCGGCTTGTGGTGAAATCGATATCATGGAGGCTCGTGGCCAGCAGCCGTCGTGGATAGGTGGTGCATTGCATGGTCCCGGATATTCTGGAGGCAGCAGCCTGAACCAGTCCTATTATGATAAAGAGGAATCTTTCGACTCTGCATTTCACGTTGTAGGAGTCGATTGGGATCAGGACCGGATATCGTGGTGGGTGGATGGGAATGTTTACCATTCAGTCACGCGAGGGTCACTGCAGGCTCACCAAGAGTGGGTATACGACCAACCATTTTTCTTGTTGCTCAACTTAGCGGTGGGCGGCAACTATGTTGGTGACCCTAATCTAGACACGCCATTTCCGGCCGAATTTAAAATCGATTATATTCGAGTATACCAGAGAAACTAATATGAAACTCCTGGGGTTCCTGGCGTTACTGGGATTGACCGCCATGTTAGGCTGTCACGATCTTGGCCGCGCACCCGAAAATGCGTTGGTCGTGTCCGTGGAACAGCAATCGTCCTGGGTCCGGCGCTTCAATCCGCTCTCTCCCATGGCTACGCCGCGTTGGCCTAGCAAGGGTGGAATCTACGAAACATTGATGACTTTCAACAGCGCTAAGGAATCTTGGGTCGGTGTGTTGGCGACTGGTTTTAGTTGGGATGAATCCGGTACTGTGCTTCGGCTGGTTCTCAGGAAGCAGGTCAAGTGGTCAGATGGTTCACTCTTTAGTGCAGACGATGTGCTCTTTACATTTGAACTTATGCGCACGCACCCGGGTCTGGATACGGGCGGTGTTTGGAAACATCTTGAATCAGTATCGATGACCGATGCAGGCTTGGAATTTCAATTTAAGGCAGTTCATGCGCCTTTGTTTGATGGCATCGTGCAAACTCCAATTGTTCCGAAACACATCTGGACTAAAGTAGAAGACCCTGTTCGCTATGCTGATGAGAGTCCGGTGGGCACAGGGCCATTCACGCAAGTCCTGCGTTTTGACCCAATGATTTACGAACTCGGTGCCAATCCTCATTATTGGGAACCCGGCATACCGAAGGTGAAACGCTTACGTTTTCCTGCCTATTCTTCAAATGACCAAGCAACATTGGCACTGGTGCGAGGCGAGGTCGATTGGGCGGGCAACTTCGTACCGGCAATCGATACAACCTATGTGCGTAAGGACCCCGACCACCGGCGCTATTGGTTCGCGCGAACGGGAACGATGGTATTCCTTTACCTGAATCAGCTGGTTGACCTTTTTAAGGATGTGGATGTTCGTAGAGCCATCAGCTGCAGCATCGACCGCGAGCGCTTGGTCGACATCGCCATGTTTGGTTACACCCGGTCTGCTTTTCAATCGCCTTACTCTGACGGGTTTGCAAAATGGGAAAAGTCGCCAGATCAGAAAATCACAGGCTGTGAAAGTCTTGTTCAGAAGAGTAGGGATGCATTGAAAAATGCGAAACCTCTTGAGATTTTGGTGGTGTCGGGCTGGTCTGATTGGGTGCGAGCGGCTCAGTTGGTGGCTAGAGATTTAGCAGCTTTGGGCTTAGACGTAAAAGTTCGGACCCTTGAGTTCGGTACATGGTTTGGACGAGTGCAAAATGGTGACTTCGACATGAGCATCGGATGGTCTGCCGAAGGGTCGACACCTTATCAGCTCATGCGAGGGTTGATGGACCCTAAGCTGGCGCTTGCCGCTGGCGAGAAGAGTGTTCAAAATTGGCACCGTTATGGAGACGAGGAAGCAGGGCGCTTGCTTGAGATACTTGCTCGTACCGTAGACGAGAAAAAGAGCTTAGAGATTGTTCATCAGCTTGAAGACCGCTTTTATGCCACATTGCCTTCTATTCCGCTTTTCCCAAACCCAAGCTGGGCGGTATTCAATGAGTCGAATTACACCGGGTTCCCCGATCCGAAAACGCCTTATGCAGGTGGTTCGCCGAATGCTTTACCTGAGGCCGCTCTTGTATTGAAGCGGTTGGCACCGGTGGAGAGCCAGCCATGAATAGCTCGATGCGTAAGAAGCTTTTGAACTATTTCTTGGCCGGTTGGGGTGCTTTAACCTTGAACTTTATCTTGCCGAGAAT
Proteins encoded:
- a CDS encoding ABC transporter substrate-binding protein; amino-acid sequence: MLGCHDLGRAPENALVVSVEQQSSWVRRFNPLSPMATPRWPSKGGIYETLMTFNSAKESWVGVLATGFSWDESGTVLRLVLRKQVKWSDGSLFSADDVLFTFELMRTHPGLDTGGVWKHLESVSMTDAGLEFQFKAVHAPLFDGIVQTPIVPKHIWTKVEDPVRYADESPVGTGPFTQVLRFDPMIYELGANPHYWEPGIPKVKRLRFPAYSSNDQATLALVRGEVDWAGNFVPAIDTTYVRKDPDHRRYWFARTGTMVFLYLNQLVDLFKDVDVRRAISCSIDRERLVDIAMFGYTRSAFQSPYSDGFAKWEKSPDQKITGCESLVQKSRDALKNAKPLEILVVSGWSDWVRAAQLVARDLAALGLDVKVRTLEFGTWFGRVQNGDFDMSIGWSAEGSTPYQLMRGLMDPKLALAAGEKSVQNWHRYGDEEAGRLLEILARTVDEKKSLEIVHQLEDRFYATLPSIPLFPNPSWAVFNESNYTGFPDPKTPYAGGSPNALPEAALVLKRLAPVESQP
- a CDS encoding glycoside hydrolase family 16 protein codes for the protein MRIVILLCTAACLAGCLGDQAIPQTTPASETWTLAWSDEFETELDSTVWTAEIGTGEAQGLSGWGNDELQYYTGRADNLKVEDGHLVITAVSEDYEGSTYTSARLISQSAKEIQYGRIEASIKVPSGQGLWPAFWLLGKNIDDVGWPACGEIDIMEARGQQPSWIGGALHGPGYSGGSSLNQSYYDKEESFDSAFHVVGVDWDQDRISWWVDGNVYHSVTRGSLQAHQEWVYDQPFFLLLNLAVGGNYVGDPNLDTPFPAEFKIDYIRVYQRN
- a CDS encoding ROK family transcriptional regulator; this translates as MSQLIRDASTLRDANLSMAFEAIWTADGMTRAELSRRLGMSRSTSSSLVQELIDYGLVREDGPAASTSGRRAITLRPNNQTWFVLGVDIGASHVSTLLMSLSGEVVSTRRERVDARNKPDLALDAVCGQAKDMMTASRLTAGQILGMGVAIPAPVEHGTNSRICEETMAAWVGLDVEESLGKRLGIRCIIDNDANLGALAEHWWGVGRQVRNMIYLKLATGVGCGVIIDGQLHRGQTGFCGEVGHMLLGDPNGDGRRSFNDLVGRNQLAARYEELSSQDEGSARIVIKSNQTLAQKAQEGEKNAKTVIEEAGNWVGVAVANVIHLLNPELIVLGGSLAACGDLLLKPVQETVGRLGGWIKLRETRVTLGRLGERDVATGAATIVVQAVQSDITGWMSRINEASEIERAKA